Proteins co-encoded in one Brassica rapa cultivar Chiifu-401-42 chromosome A02, CAAS_Brap_v3.01, whole genome shotgun sequence genomic window:
- the LOC103850530 gene encoding metal-independent phosphoserine phosphatase, whose amino-acid sequence MGHECIDASKEFKWGEDVNVKSEVTEIVLVRHGETTWNAAGRIQGQIESDLNEIGQKQAVAIAERLGKEERPIAIYSSDLKRAKDTALKIAETCFCSEVTEVPELKERHVGSLQGLYWKEGAEKEPEAYSAFFSTQNDLEIPGGGESFDQLCERSMSALEQIAKKHKGERVIVVTHGGVLRAIYMRITQASSAGKLLNASVNVVRFSDEKWIIDSWSDVSHLSSVGFLQRGFDGDAKP is encoded by the exons ATGGGTCATGAatg TATCGATGCATCAAAGGAGTTCAAGTGGGGTGAGGACGTCAACGTTAAAAGTGAAGTAACTGAGATTGTTCTTGTTCGCCATGGAGAAACCACTTGGAATGCTGCTGGAAGAATCCAG GGACAAATTGAATCGGATCTTAACGAAATTGGACAAAAGCAGGCTGTTGCA ATCGCTGAGAGATTGGGAAAAGAGGAGAGACCCATAGCTATATATTCATCAGACCTCAAGCGAGCGAAAGACACTGCTCTCAAGATCGCGGAAACTTGTTTTTGTTCCGAG GTGACTGAAGTGCCTGAGTTAAAGGAGAGGCATGTGGGTAGTCTCCAAGGGCTGTATTGGAAAGAAGGAGCAGAGAAAGAACCTGAAGCTTACTCTGCTTTCTTTTCTACCCAAAATGACCTCGAGATTCCG GGAGGAGGAGAGAGCTTTGACCAACTTTGTGAGAGGTCTATGAGTGCCCTTGAGCAAATTGCAAAGAAGCACAAAG GGGAGAGAGTGATAGTAGTGACTCATGGAGGAGTGTTAAGGGCAATCTACATGAGGATCACGCAAGCTTCCTCTGCTGGGAAACTCCTTAATGCTTCAGTGAATGTTGTTCGCTTCAGTGACGAGAAATGGATCATTGATTCATGGAGCGATGTTTCTCATCTCTCATCAGTTGGATTCCTCCAACGGGGCTTTGATGGTGACGCCAAGCCCTAG